A region of the Calditrichota bacterium genome:
GTCTGAGTGGAAGGATGAGCTACATCAACTCTCTTTTGCGCTCGACATCGACGTGCTCGATGACGTCCTGCTGCCGCACAACGGTTTTCAAATCAACGCCAAATATGAGCAGAGTTTTCAAAAACTGAAGACAGATTTGCCGTTCAAACGTTTCGAGGCGTCCGGAGATTTTTATTTCAGTCCCAATGAAAAAAATATGCTGCGATTTTTTGGCTTTTACGGCGATGGCTCAAAAGATTTGCCCATTTACAAATATTTCAACAAAGGAAAACCGGAATATTTTGTGGGGCTGGAATTCGATCAGTTGACCGGGAACAAGTTGACGATTTTTCGACTGGATTATCGGTATGAGCACAAAAAAGACGTTTTTTTTAAAATTATGGCGAATGTCGCCGTGAATAGCTCCTATCGCATTGCTGACGTGACATATCCGTTCAATACGCTTTACGGCTTTGGCTTCGGCGTGAAACTGCTGTCCCCGATCGGACCGCTGGAGTTGATTTTCAGCCGCGGGACAAAAAACATGACTGGCGAGCAAAAATATCAAAATCAATTCTATGTTATCATGGGGTATAAGTTTTGATGGTTTAAAGTTTCGGAACTCCAAATCCGAAACTAATTTCAAGACCACAAATAGTCGTGTTTGACATGATACAGGGATTTGAAAATATTTTCTTTGATCAAGCGGTCGTGTTTGCTCAAATCTTTCAACAGTTGCTTTATGAACTCCCGGCGTGTGTTTCCTGCCGTGGGACAAGGATTTTTGAACACCGGAAAATCGTGCCGCTTGCCGTATTCTTTCAATTTGTGCTCCCAGATGTAGACAAAAGGTCTGATGATGTGAAATTTTCCGTTGAATAATTCCTGATTGGGATTGATGGAGCCGATTTCTCTGCCGTAAAAAATATTGATGAGCAGCGTTTCAATCACATCGTCTTTGTGATGGCCCAGGGCAATTTTATTGCAGCCGAATTCGTCCGCGAGCTCGATCATTCGTTTCCGGCGCCAGCGGGAACAGGTGAAGCAGGGCTTTTTCTTATTTTTTTCGCTGTGAGCGTAAACGCCGATGTCGGTTTTGTCGATGAGGTAGGAGTAATTATTTTCCTGCAAGAATGCCTCAATTTTTTCCAGATGGTGATAATCCGGCGCCGTGAAACCCAGATCGATGTGCACGACTTTCACGGAAAAATCGTTAGTCACAAAGACTTTTCTGCCCGTCAGCATCTTCAACAGAACAAACGAATCCACGCCGCCGGACAAACCCAGCAAAATCCTGTCGCCCGGCTGAATCAGATCAAAATCATTGATCGCTAATTCCATGTTTTTGCGGATGAATTCGTGGAGATTTTTGGCCATGGTGTTCTCGTTATCCGATTTTTCTGATTAGTTTTAGTTGAAAAAAAATTGCCAGGCTATCGTAACGGACAGACAAAATAGG
Encoded here:
- a CDS encoding tRNA 2-thiocytidine(32) synthetase TtcA codes for the protein MAKNLHEFIRKNMELAINDFDLIQPGDRILLGLSGGVDSFVLLKMLTGRKVFVTNDFSVKVVHIDLGFTAPDYHHLEKIEAFLQENNYSYLIDKTDIGVYAHSEKNKKKPCFTCSRWRRKRMIELADEFGCNKIALGHHKDDVIETLLINIFYGREIGSINPNQELFNGKFHIIRPFVYIWEHKLKEYGKRHDFPVFKNPCPTAGNTRREFIKQLLKDLSKHDRLIKENIFKSLYHVKHDYLWS